From one Sulfurimonas sp. HSL-3221 genomic stretch:
- a CDS encoding GspE/PulE family protein, giving the protein MLNIPELEGVDLKPHPLESVDLNLSLRSYVLFSEIDGEVHIVLGRAHLSQSFDFLAKFDLDLPLVIVDADSFDRLYNKFLEIRTDSELSGIEQEQEEIEEEEMSLSDFLHTSSDLLTSEESAPVIKFVNALFYQAVKQRASDIHVEVHEYKGEVRFRVDGALTKHADIEKRVANLIISRIKVISNLDIAEKRIPQDGRTHVKIAGKTLDVRVSVLPTYYGERVVMRMLMQSEDIPHLEGLGFDHALTKHLDEMLKHSHGIILVTGPTGSGKSTTLHAFLQQVATPDINIITVEDPVEYKADNINQVQTNAKAGLTFASGLRSILRQDPDVVMVGEIRDSETAEIAIQAALTGHLVFSTLHTNNATASITRLVDMGIEQFLISSSLLGVLAQRLVRKLCPECKQQTVLADEYAEELDLPKGAVVFEEQGCKACNYTGYAGRQAIGEFFEMTDELVAMLKDQINDHDLRAKAIALGMTPLSGQLKTLLLNGTTSLHEIIRVGVKDA; this is encoded by the coding sequence ATGCTGAACATACCCGAACTCGAAGGTGTCGACCTCAAACCCCACCCGCTTGAGTCCGTCGACCTGAACCTCAGCCTGCGCAGCTACGTGCTCTTCAGCGAGATCGACGGCGAGGTCCATATCGTTCTTGGGCGGGCACACCTCTCCCAATCCTTCGATTTCCTGGCCAAATTCGACCTCGACCTCCCCCTCGTCATCGTCGATGCCGACTCCTTTGACCGCCTCTACAACAAGTTCCTAGAGATCCGGACCGACTCCGAGCTCAGCGGGATTGAACAGGAGCAGGAGGAGATCGAAGAGGAGGAGATGTCGCTTTCGGACTTCCTGCACACCTCTTCGGACCTGCTGACCAGCGAAGAGTCCGCGCCGGTCATCAAGTTCGTCAACGCCCTCTTCTACCAGGCCGTCAAACAGCGCGCCTCGGATATCCACGTCGAGGTGCACGAATACAAGGGCGAAGTGCGTTTCCGCGTCGACGGGGCATTGACCAAGCATGCCGACATCGAGAAACGGGTCGCCAACCTCATCATCAGCCGTATCAAGGTCATCTCCAACCTCGACATCGCCGAAAAACGCATCCCCCAGGACGGCCGTACCCACGTCAAGATCGCGGGAAAGACCCTCGACGTCCGGGTCTCCGTCCTGCCGACCTACTACGGCGAACGGGTCGTAATGCGTATGCTGATGCAGTCCGAGGACATTCCCCATCTCGAGGGGCTCGGCTTCGACCACGCCCTTACCAAGCACCTCGACGAGATGCTCAAACACTCCCACGGCATCATCCTCGTCACGGGACCGACGGGGAGCGGGAAGTCGACGACGCTGCACGCCTTTTTGCAGCAGGTGGCGACTCCCGATATCAACATCATCACCGTCGAAGACCCCGTCGAGTACAAGGCCGACAACATCAACCAGGTCCAGACCAACGCCAAAGCGGGCCTGACGTTCGCCTCGGGGCTGCGCTCCATCCTGCGCCAGGACCCCGATGTCGTCATGGTCGGGGAGATCCGCGACAGCGAAACGGCCGAGATCGCCATCCAGGCCGCTTTGACCGGCCACCTGGTCTTCTCTACCCTGCACACCAACAACGCTACCGCCTCGATCACCCGTCTCGTCGATATGGGCATAGAGCAGTTCCTCATCAGCTCTTCGCTGCTGGGGGTTCTTGCCCAGCGCCTTGTGCGCAAACTCTGCCCCGAGTGCAAACAGCAGACCGTCCTCGCCGACGAGTATGCCGAAGAGCTTGACCTTCCCAAAGGAGCGGTCGTCTTCGAGGAGCAGGGGTGCAAAGCATGCAACTACACCGGGTACGCCGGCCGCCAGGCGATCGGTGAGTTCTTCGAGATGACCGATGAGCTCGTCGCGATGCTCAAGGACCAGATCAACGACCACGACCTCCGGGCCAAGGCGATCGCCCTGGGGATGACGCCCCTCTCCGGCCAGCTCAAAACCCTGCTGCTGAACGGAACGACTTCCCTGCACGAGATCATCCGCGTCGGGGTCAAGGACGCCTGA
- a CDS encoding prepilin-type N-terminal cleavage/methylation domain-containing protein, with amino-acid sequence MRPAFTLVEVLAAVAIAAIAGAALLKMNSSNLFFLGQLEQTSRMTEDLAVASLHADKRFHRSDKTLYDLLRDSYTIENDDLRAYLKSQQFRYTETLVDTISFDTGMLTEGAETGKEFGARDIEAAGAVPPIQFELIQVTLSAERRHGSMLTIRPISQ; translated from the coding sequence ATGCGTCCCGCCTTCACCCTCGTCGAAGTGTTGGCCGCCGTCGCGATCGCAGCGATCGCGGGAGCGGCCCTGCTGAAAATGAACAGTTCCAACCTCTTCTTCCTCGGCCAGCTTGAACAGACCTCCCGCATGACCGAGGATCTCGCCGTCGCATCCCTGCATGCCGACAAACGCTTCCACCGCAGCGACAAGACGCTGTACGACCTGCTGCGCGACAGCTACACCATCGAAAACGACGACCTGCGTGCCTACCTGAAATCCCAGCAGTTCCGCTACACGGAAACCCTGGTCGACACCATCTCATTCGATACCGGGATGCTGACCGAAGGTGCGGAGACGGGCAAGGAGTTCGGTGCCAGGGACATCGAGGCCGCAGGCGCCGTGCCGCCGATCCAATTCGAACTTATCCAGGTGACACTCAGCGCCGAACGCCGGCACGGTTCCATGCTCACCATCAGGCCGATCTCCCAATGA
- a CDS encoding type II secretion system protein has product MKRTAFTLMELLISVVLIAMLALFLYGALGGSRASNQTMQRHADAEAKRLKQFTLLYRDCVESYAFGVLSTNDKHYQVLQLQTKNSLYGIAAPYVTYFVHAETLQLVRLEAAFPIALPVPYDDKERIHVNVIDSDVTDFNIYTGKVKETQDSNATTAAGDSAAAAAGAGGSTATLEGGARTIKPHLLYLKTKGTQQPLLMELAF; this is encoded by the coding sequence ATGAAACGCACCGCCTTTACCCTGATGGAACTGCTGATCTCCGTCGTCCTGATCGCCATGCTGGCACTTTTCCTCTACGGGGCCCTCGGCGGAAGCCGCGCCAGCAATCAGACCATGCAGCGCCACGCCGATGCGGAGGCCAAACGGCTCAAACAGTTTACGCTGCTCTACCGCGACTGCGTCGAGTCCTACGCCTTCGGCGTACTCTCCACCAATGACAAGCACTACCAGGTGCTGCAGTTGCAGACAAAGAACTCCCTCTACGGCATCGCCGCGCCGTATGTGACCTACTTCGTCCATGCGGAGACCCTGCAGCTTGTGCGCCTGGAAGCCGCCTTTCCCATTGCCCTGCCGGTGCCCTACGACGACAAGGAACGCATCCACGTCAACGTCATCGACAGCGATGTGACGGACTTTAATATCTATACAGGGAAGGTGAAAGAGACGCAGGATAGCAATGCCACCACCGCAGCGGGCGACTCTGCGGCTGCCGCCGCGGGTGCAGGGGGTTCTACAGCAACACTGGAAGGGGGAGCCCGCACGATAAAGCCCCACCTGCTCTATCTGAAAACCAAGGGGACGCAGCAACCGCTGCTGATGGAGCTTGCTTTCTAA
- the dxs gene encoding 1-deoxy-D-xylulose-5-phosphate synthase produces MNQKPLHDYEALEAQCRAIRERILDVVSTNGGHLSSTLGATELIVAMHAVFDSSKDPFIFDVSHQAYAHKLLTGRWEEFATLRQFDGLSGYTKPKESEHDYYVAGHSSTSISLGVGAAKAIALKQEQHERIPVVMIGDGALSAGMAYEALNELGEREYPMVIILNDNEMSIAKPIGAVSRMLSSAMASPLYQKIKRGTETFVDHFGEGAHYLAKRFEESFKLITPGIIFEEMGIEYIGPVDGHDIKRLVETFETARAMGKPVIIHAQTVKGKGYKIAEGQHEQWHGVGPFDIDSGISRKKSGGSKSATQIYTEALMHQADRDEKVVGVTAAMPSGTGLTPLLEKYPDRFWDVAIAEQHAVTSMGALAKEGFKPFCTIYSTFLQRGYDQVIHDVCLMDLPVVFAMDRAGIVGEDGETHQGAFDISFLRAIPNMTLCAPRDEKSMHQAVAFAAAFDRPLGLRYPRGAFLEAELPESAPFEYGKAELLIEAQSDLLLIGYGNGVGRAAQTLLQLGIPAALLDLRFAKPLDAELLRMLSTRHKRWYVFSDSAAAGGVGSALLEWLAAEGIGDVRLQSFEYADAFITHGATLKVEASLGLRPEQLAERIRATLQEV; encoded by the coding sequence ATGAATCAAAAACCATTGCACGATTATGAAGCGCTGGAGGCACAGTGCCGCGCGATCCGGGAGCGGATCCTGGACGTGGTCAGTACCAACGGCGGGCACCTGAGCTCCACCCTGGGGGCGACCGAGCTGATCGTGGCGATGCATGCGGTGTTTGATTCATCCAAAGACCCCTTTATTTTCGATGTCTCCCATCAGGCCTACGCCCATAAGCTGCTGACAGGGCGTTGGGAGGAGTTCGCCACCCTGCGCCAGTTCGACGGCCTCAGCGGCTACACGAAGCCCAAGGAGAGCGAGCACGACTACTATGTCGCGGGACACTCCTCTACCTCCATCTCCCTCGGCGTCGGCGCCGCGAAGGCGATCGCGCTCAAACAGGAGCAGCACGAGCGGATTCCCGTCGTGATGATCGGCGACGGGGCGCTGAGCGCGGGGATGGCCTACGAGGCGCTTAACGAACTGGGCGAGCGCGAATATCCGATGGTGATCATTCTTAACGACAACGAGATGAGCATCGCCAAGCCGATCGGGGCCGTGAGCCGCATGCTCAGCTCCGCCATGGCGAGCCCGCTCTACCAGAAGATCAAACGCGGCACGGAGACCTTCGTGGACCATTTCGGCGAAGGGGCGCACTACCTGGCCAAGCGCTTCGAAGAGTCGTTCAAGCTGATCACGCCTGGCATCATTTTCGAGGAGATGGGCATAGAGTATATCGGCCCCGTCGACGGACACGATATCAAGCGTCTTGTCGAGACCTTCGAGACGGCCCGTGCGATGGGCAAACCGGTGATCATCCATGCCCAGACCGTCAAAGGCAAAGGGTACAAAATCGCCGAGGGTCAGCACGAACAGTGGCACGGTGTCGGTCCCTTTGATATCGACAGCGGCATCTCGCGGAAGAAAAGCGGGGGAAGCAAGAGTGCGACACAGATCTACACCGAGGCGCTGATGCATCAGGCCGACCGTGATGAGAAGGTCGTCGGCGTCACGGCGGCGATGCCGAGCGGCACCGGCCTGACGCCCCTGCTCGAGAAGTATCCCGACCGTTTCTGGGACGTGGCGATCGCCGAGCAGCACGCCGTGACGTCGATGGGTGCACTGGCCAAAGAGGGGTTCAAACCTTTCTGTACGATCTACTCCACCTTTTTGCAGCGCGGGTACGACCAGGTGATCCACGATGTCTGTCTGATGGACCTTCCGGTCGTTTTTGCGATGGACCGTGCGGGGATCGTCGGCGAGGACGGCGAGACGCACCAGGGAGCCTTTGATATCAGTTTCCTGCGTGCGATCCCGAACATGACGCTCTGCGCCCCGCGTGACGAAAAGTCGATGCATCAGGCCGTGGCTTTCGCGGCGGCCTTCGACCGCCCGCTCGGTCTGCGCTACCCCCGGGGCGCATTTTTGGAGGCGGAGCTGCCGGAGTCGGCGCCGTTCGAATACGGCAAGGCGGAGCTGCTGATCGAGGCGCAGAGCGATCTGCTGCTGATCGGGTACGGTAACGGGGTCGGCCGCGCGGCGCAGACCCTCTTACAGCTCGGCATACCTGCGGCCCTGCTGGACCTGCGCTTCGCCAAGCCCCTCGATGCGGAACTGCTCCGAATGCTCTCGACCCGCCACAAGCGCTGGTACGTTTTCAGCGATTCTGCCGCCGCGGGCGGTGTGGGAAGCGCCCTGCTGGAGTGGCTTGCCGCGGAGGGGATCGGAGATGTCCGTCTGCAAAGCTTTGAGTACGCAGACGCCTTCATCACCCACGGCGCGACGCTCAAAGTGGAAGCGTCCTTGGGGCTGCGCCCCGAACAGCTCGCGGAGAGGATCCGAGCAACCCTTCAGGAGGTGTAA
- the hisC gene encoding histidinol-phosphate transaminase, translating into MTFNQTLDAIRVYEAGKPIELVVREFGIEPKDIIKLASNENPFGCSPKVQEAVGAIVSKMALYPDDSMYKLKDGLAKRFGIDPHEVVIGAGSDQVIEFAVHAKAGPGKKILINSITFAMYEIYAHHVGAEVIRTASRAHDLDEFYALYLEHKPSIIFLCTPNNPTGDSADAAEVKAFLSKIDRETLVIVDGAYMEYARYKDSAKALEPKELIEAYDNVLYLGTFSKAYGLGGMRVGYGIAQRDIITALYKLRPPFNITTLSLEAASVALEDEAFVQSCIAKNFEEMERYEVFAEAHGIRAIESYTNFVTLCLKEGTSSTEVADALLRQGMIVRNLAGYGLNAIRVTVGKPEENDRFFALAAELV; encoded by the coding sequence ATGACTTTCAATCAGACACTGGATGCCATCAGGGTTTATGAGGCGGGCAAGCCGATCGAGCTGGTCGTGCGCGAGTTCGGGATCGAGCCCAAGGATATTATCAAGCTCGCCAGCAACGAGAACCCTTTCGGGTGCTCCCCGAAGGTACAAGAAGCGGTCGGCGCGATCGTTTCCAAGATGGCTCTCTACCCGGACGACTCCATGTACAAGCTCAAGGACGGTTTGGCAAAACGTTTCGGCATCGACCCGCATGAAGTGGTCATCGGTGCCGGTTCGGACCAGGTGATCGAATTCGCGGTGCACGCCAAGGCGGGGCCGGGCAAGAAGATCCTCATCAACAGCATCACCTTCGCGATGTACGAGATCTATGCCCATCACGTCGGCGCGGAGGTGATCCGCACGGCATCGCGCGCGCATGACCTTGACGAGTTCTATGCCCTTTACCTGGAGCATAAACCCTCAATCATCTTCCTCTGCACCCCGAACAATCCGACCGGTGACAGCGCCGACGCGGCGGAGGTGAAAGCCTTCCTCTCCAAGATCGACAGGGAGACGCTCGTCATCGTCGACGGCGCCTACATGGAGTACGCCCGCTACAAGGATTCCGCCAAGGCTCTGGAGCCCAAAGAGCTCATCGAAGCGTATGACAACGTGCTCTACCTGGGCACCTTCTCGAAAGCGTACGGACTCGGGGGAATGCGGGTAGGGTACGGTATCGCGCAGCGCGATATCATTACCGCGCTCTACAAGCTCCGTCCGCCCTTCAACATCACGACCCTCTCCCTCGAAGCCGCCTCCGTGGCCCTGGAGGATGAAGCCTTTGTGCAGAGTTGTATCGCGAAGAACTTTGAGGAGATGGAGCGTTACGAAGTCTTCGCCGAAGCGCATGGCATCCGGGCGATCGAGAGCTATACGAACTTCGTTACCCTCTGTCTGAAGGAGGGGACGAGCTCCACGGAGGTCGCCGACGCCCTGCTGCGTCAGGGAATGATCGTGCGCAACCTGGCCGGATACGGCCTCAACGCGATCCGCGTCACCGTCGGCAAGCCCGAAGAGAACGACCGCTTTTTCGCCCTGGCCGCGGAGTTGGTCTGA
- the pheA gene encoding prephenate dehydratase: METLEACRDAIDAIDTELLALINERMAVVERVGEIKNKSGAPIYRPEREKAILQRLETVNAEQHGLLNAGAIEAIFLEIFAVARNLELPERIVYLGPEGTFTHQAAESRFGAMSEYLPMSTIAGVFKALESGRAKFGVVPIESRQDGAVGETLDLLATSPMKIVAELYMPIHMTFSTKAAHLDGIKRIYSKDKGFGQCRNFLNEHGLLNVQQIPVESTAKAAILASEDPEAAAICSHIAAKLYGVPMMFENIEDVHDNTTRFIILSDFKNAPSGQDKTSILAKLKKTTRAGVLVHFLHDFDKAKINLSKIESRPAKSQEGFGYWFFIDFYGHIDDKNVQKILKKHTDEVTWLGSYVEGEQ, translated from the coding sequence TTGGAGACCCTTGAAGCGTGCCGCGACGCCATTGATGCCATCGATACGGAGCTGCTGGCCCTGATCAATGAGCGCATGGCCGTGGTGGAGCGCGTCGGAGAGATCAAAAACAAGAGCGGGGCTCCGATCTACCGCCCCGAACGGGAAAAGGCGATCCTGCAGCGTCTTGAGACGGTCAACGCCGAACAGCACGGACTGCTCAACGCCGGCGCCATCGAGGCGATCTTCCTGGAGATCTTCGCGGTGGCGCGCAACCTGGAACTGCCCGAACGCATCGTCTACCTCGGTCCCGAGGGGACTTTCACCCACCAGGCGGCGGAGAGCCGTTTCGGCGCCATGAGCGAATACCTCCCCATGAGTACGATCGCGGGCGTCTTCAAGGCCCTCGAGAGCGGACGTGCCAAGTTCGGTGTCGTGCCGATCGAAAGCCGTCAGGACGGTGCCGTCGGGGAGACCCTCGACCTGCTGGCGACGAGCCCGATGAAGATCGTCGCGGAACTCTACATGCCGATCCACATGACCTTTTCGACCAAAGCGGCGCATCTGGACGGTATCAAGCGTATCTACTCCAAGGATAAGGGATTCGGGCAGTGCCGGAACTTCCTCAACGAGCACGGGCTGCTCAACGTGCAGCAGATCCCCGTGGAGTCGACGGCAAAAGCGGCGATTCTGGCCTCGGAAGATCCGGAAGCCGCGGCGATCTGCAGCCACATCGCCGCCAAACTCTACGGCGTGCCGATGATGTTCGAAAACATCGAGGACGTCCACGACAACACGACGCGGTTCATCATCCTCAGCGATTTCAAGAACGCGCCGAGCGGGCAGGACAAGACCTCCATTCTCGCCAAGCTGAAAAAGACGACCCGCGCCGGGGTCCTCGTGCATTTCCTGCATGATTTCGACAAGGCGAAGATCAATCTCAGCAAAATCGAGAGCCGCCCTGCGAAGAGCCAGGAGGGATTCGGGTACTGGTTCTTCATCGATTTCTACGGCCATATCGATGACAAAAACGTACAGAAGATACTGAAAAAACATACCGATGAAGTGACGTGGCTGGGAAGCTACGTCGAAGGGGAACAATGA
- a CDS encoding HAD-IIA family hydrolase — protein MYFIDVQGTLIDDRAQQPIPGAAAFIDALNRSAVPYLVVTNNTKRASSDFLAYLQALGFAIPRTHYLDALMLLEREVPKQGVAAYGSETFLAQLDALGYVRDYEKPQTLLLSVRADYGAEDFAQMIPFLMQGARLVGMHDTTLYATQHRRFPGVGALLRMLSYAASVPFTVVGKPSDAFYGEALRLLRLQRPEAAFENVTMISDDYAGDLTGGEALGMRPVLVLSGKVRPGDALAARLRREESGTVVYNDITEIPPGKSVM, from the coding sequence ATGTACTTCATCGACGTTCAGGGAACCCTGATCGATGACCGGGCCCAGCAGCCCATTCCCGGGGCCGCCGCCTTTATCGACGCCCTCAACCGCAGCGCGGTTCCCTACCTCGTCGTCACCAATAACACCAAACGCGCCAGCAGCGATTTCCTGGCCTATCTCCAAGCGCTCGGTTTCGCCATCCCCCGGACCCATTATCTCGATGCCCTGATGCTGCTGGAGCGGGAAGTCCCCAAACAGGGGGTGGCCGCCTACGGCAGCGAGACCTTCCTGGCGCAGCTCGATGCCCTAGGGTATGTGCGGGATTATGAAAAGCCGCAAACGCTCCTGCTCTCCGTCCGTGCCGATTACGGGGCGGAGGATTTCGCGCAGATGATCCCCTTCCTGATGCAGGGCGCGCGGCTCGTCGGCATGCACGATACGACGCTCTACGCGACGCAGCACCGGCGCTTTCCCGGGGTGGGGGCGCTGCTGCGCATGCTCTCCTACGCGGCTTCCGTCCCCTTTACCGTCGTCGGGAAACCCTCGGACGCCTTTTACGGCGAAGCGCTGCGTCTGCTGCGTCTTCAGCGCCCGGAAGCGGCCTTTGAAAACGTGACGATGATCAGCGACGATTACGCGGGGGACCTGACCGGCGGGGAAGCGCTGGGCATGCGCCCGGTACTGGTCCTTAGCGGCAAGGTACGCCCGGGAGACGCGCTTGCAGCGCGGCTGCGCAGGGAAGAATCGGGGACGGTGGTGTATAATGACATTACTGAGATTCCGCCCGGAAAGAGTGTGATGTGA
- the lysA gene encoding diaminopimelate decarboxylase produces MSMDFNSLAETYGTPLYVYDFDAMRAQYETLKEAFRGRKSLISYAVKANSNLSVVKQFADLGAGADCVSIGEVRRAMMAGVPKYKVIFSGVGKRDDEIREAIERDILYINLESEAELGRVEMIAQELGQVARISIRVNPNIDPKTHPYISTGLHDNKFGVEIDAAKRMYIRANASEWIEPVGIHFHIGSQLTELDPIREASEIVADLVRSLKAAIGIELKFFDIGGGLGIRYKDETTITPYDYAQAVLSTLTGMDITVVCEPGRFMTANAGYFLTRVLYEKQNGAKRFVVVDGAMNDLIRPSLYSAYHRIVPATAHEGDETPADIVGPVCESGDFLAKEYPLPPMAHNDLLVVHSAGAYGFGMGSNYNTRGRAAEVALIAGADRLIRDRESFEDLVAPELKYLG; encoded by the coding sequence ATGTCAATGGACTTCAACTCCCTGGCAGAGACATACGGTACGCCGCTTTACGTGTACGATTTCGATGCGATGCGTGCGCAGTACGAGACGCTGAAAGAGGCGTTCCGCGGACGCAAATCCCTTATCTCCTACGCCGTCAAGGCCAACTCGAACCTCAGCGTCGTCAAACAGTTCGCCGACCTCGGCGCCGGCGCGGACTGCGTCTCCATCGGCGAAGTACGCCGCGCGATGATGGCGGGCGTACCCAAGTACAAGGTGATCTTCAGCGGGGTCGGCAAACGCGACGACGAGATCCGCGAGGCGATCGAGCGGGATATCCTCTACATCAACCTTGAGAGCGAGGCGGAGCTGGGGCGTGTCGAAATGATCGCGCAGGAGCTGGGGCAGGTGGCCCGAATCAGCATCCGCGTCAACCCCAATATCGACCCCAAGACCCACCCCTACATCTCCACGGGGCTGCATGACAACAAGTTCGGGGTCGAGATCGATGCGGCCAAACGGATGTACATCCGGGCCAACGCCTCGGAGTGGATTGAGCCCGTCGGGATCCATTTCCACATCGGCAGCCAGCTCACCGAACTCGACCCGATCCGCGAAGCGAGCGAGATCGTCGCCGACCTTGTACGTTCGCTCAAAGCGGCCATCGGGATCGAGCTGAAGTTCTTCGACATCGGCGGCGGCCTCGGTATCCGCTACAAGGACGAAACGACGATCACACCCTACGATTATGCCCAGGCGGTGCTTTCGACCCTGACGGGGATGGACATCACCGTCGTCTGCGAACCGGGACGTTTCATGACGGCCAACGCCGGCTACTTCCTGACACGGGTGCTCTACGAGAAGCAGAACGGCGCAAAACGCTTTGTCGTCGTCGACGGGGCGATGAATGACCTGATCCGCCCGAGCCTCTACAGTGCCTACCACCGCATCGTCCCCGCCACGGCGCATGAAGGCGACGAGACGCCGGCGGACATCGTCGGTCCCGTCTGCGAGAGCGGGGATTTCCTCGCCAAGGAGTACCCGCTGCCGCCGATGGCGCACAACGACCTGCTCGTCGTGCACAGCGCCGGGGCCTACGGCTTCGGCATGGGCAGCAACTACAACACCCGCGGCCGCGCGGCGGAAGTCGCGCTCATAGCGGGCGCAGACCGTCTGATCCGGGACCGGGAGTCTTTCGAGGACCTGGTCGCGCCGGAGCTGAAATACCTCGGCTGA
- a CDS encoding LptF/LptG family permease — translation MLMFRYIAYHYLKYIAVILFALVFFMVGFDYMESADKLQSANLIVIYLTYKTFFAVDMLLPLSLVFAMIATKIFLIRSNALVAIYALGYNKTDVIKPFVGVAVAIMTLYIALHATSFARADEYANNIRRSAQYLQPTSNLFFTFKDRYVYFGKLYPLQERAEDIRIFTHENGALQQVLSAEGAYYADEHWHLNHAVSLQKPKTLSLEGEGITVTQLQDLTLLEGFRPKILDQVYEGKVNYTILDAIDALMLLGSENLNIDKIKSALYRIFITPLFVPSLIILIFFFVPISPRFLNITLFSFVAILATMMTWSFLFMLTELSNNKTIPSEVGIVLPVLALFTAALILWYRNRGHGVDAHS, via the coding sequence ATGTTGATGTTCCGGTATATCGCCTATCACTACCTCAAGTACATCGCCGTCATCCTCTTTGCCCTCGTCTTTTTCATGGTCGGGTTTGACTACATGGAGAGCGCGGACAAGCTGCAGTCGGCCAACCTTATCGTCATCTACCTCACCTACAAAACCTTTTTTGCCGTCGATATGCTGCTGCCGCTCTCTTTGGTCTTCGCGATGATTGCGACGAAGATTTTCCTGATCCGTTCCAACGCCCTGGTGGCGATCTATGCGCTGGGGTACAACAAAACCGACGTCATCAAGCCCTTCGTCGGCGTTGCCGTGGCGATCATGACCCTCTATATCGCCCTGCATGCGACTTCGTTTGCCCGGGCGGACGAGTACGCGAACAATATCCGCCGTTCCGCGCAGTACCTGCAGCCGACCAGCAACCTCTTTTTTACCTTCAAAGACCGCTACGTCTATTTCGGGAAGCTCTACCCGCTCCAGGAACGAGCCGAGGACATCCGCATCTTCACCCATGAAAACGGCGCGCTGCAGCAGGTGCTCTCCGCCGAGGGGGCCTATTACGCCGACGAGCACTGGCACCTCAACCACGCGGTGTCGCTCCAGAAGCCCAAAACGCTGAGCCTGGAGGGGGAGGGGATCACCGTCACGCAGTTGCAGGACCTGACCCTGCTCGAGGGGTTCCGTCCGAAGATCCTCGACCAGGTATACGAGGGGAAGGTGAACTACACCATTCTTGATGCGATCGACGCCCTGATGCTGCTGGGGAGCGAGAATCTCAATATCGACAAGATCAAAAGCGCGCTCTACCGTATTTTCATCACGCCGCTCTTCGTGCCGAGCCTGATCATATTGATCTTCTTTTTCGTTCCGATCAGCCCCCGGTTTCTCAACATCACGCTATTCAGTTTCGTCGCGATCCTGGCGACGATGATGACCTGGTCGTTTCTCTTTATGCTCACCGAGCTCTCCAACAACAAAACGATCCCCAGCGAGGTGGGCATCGTCCTGCCGGTCCTGGCGCTTTTCACGGCGGCGCTGATACTCTGGTACCGCAACCGCGGGCACGGCGTCGACGCGCACTCCTAA
- the pth gene encoding aminoacyl-tRNA hydrolase, whose product MLIVGLGNPGSAYEKTRHNVGFMVIDALLRRHQCDAVKKAVFEGDLYKFSSHFLLKPLTFMNLSGRSIGNVKRFYKIDEVIVIHDDLDLPFGTLRFKRGGGHGGHNGLKSTDTAISPDYVRVRMGIGHPGDRNRVADYVLSAFTPQEAECLPEWIERAADAVEALTRMGMDEVASKYTVKKTPLQ is encoded by the coding sequence TTGCTGATCGTCGGACTGGGTAACCCGGGTTCGGCGTATGAGAAGACCCGGCACAATGTCGGGTTCATGGTCATTGATGCGCTCTTGCGGCGCCATCAATGCGATGCCGTCAAAAAAGCCGTCTTTGAAGGCGACCTCTATAAATTTTCCTCCCATTTTTTACTCAAACCGCTCACTTTTATGAACCTGTCAGGGCGTTCCATCGGTAACGTTAAACGTTTTTACAAGATCGATGAGGTCATTGTCATTCATGACGACCTGGACTTGCCGTTCGGGACGCTGCGTTTCAAGCGCGGGGGCGGACACGGGGGGCACAACGGCCTCAAATCGACCGACACAGCGATTTCACCCGATTATGTCCGGGTGCGGATGGGAATAGGCCACCCCGGGGATCGCAACCGTGTCGCCGACTATGTTCTGAGCGCCTTTACGCCGCAGGAGGCCGAATGCCTCCCCGAGTGGATCGAGCGGGCCGCTGACGCGGTGGAGGCGTTGACGCGCATGGGCATGGACGAGGTCGCCTCTAAGTACACCGTCAAAAAAACTCCGTTACAATAA